A window of Thermosynechococcus sp. NK55a contains these coding sequences:
- a CDS encoding S9 family peptidase, giving the protein MSLDCGYWPSILSAAEVSAAATSLSELRSTPLGLVWLERRPQQKGRVVLVRQGQELLAAPWSARSRVNEYGGGAYWCHGDQIYFVNDTDQGIYALGEPHPTLIYQAANTRFADGCVDPWRDRLLCVQEVLLAEGRSQQSIVAIALGGERTVLVQGAGFYGAPRLSPDGKTLVWLQWSAPQMPWDGCELWGAMVSSDGSLGTPYRIAGSSEESVQQPQWQGKTLYYISDRSGWWNLYRYCDSRHDPVWQASYDAGVPLWVFGQSTYALVNPETAVLTYSDRGLWQLAVVSLETGKWQTVPTDYTEIHSLVRVSDRAVAFVASSPLLPPHIGQFNLEDGTTTSLRPIASPLPPEWISQPERIAFPTTEGATAYGFFYPPQNPQVQPPSRPPLIVRSHGGPTAASGTGLDLRIQFWTSRGFAVLDVNYRGSTGYGRAYRNALRGQWGVVDVADCVAGAEYLVAQGQVAGDRLAIRGSSAGGYTTLCALTFTRVFHVGASYYGIGDLLSLLKETHAFEAHYFDQLIAPYPEGADLYRQRSPLYHADCLTCPVIFFQGLKDVVVPPGQAEQMVAALQAKGIPVEYYTFAEEGHGFRQSSTIATALEAELRFYQRHLLKSHLLEST; this is encoded by the coding sequence ATGAGTCTAGACTGCGGCTACTGGCCTTCCATCCTTTCTGCAGCGGAAGTTAGTGCTGCTGCCACCAGTCTCAGTGAATTGCGCTCTACTCCCCTGGGTCTGGTGTGGTTAGAGCGGCGTCCTCAACAAAAGGGGCGCGTGGTGTTGGTGCGTCAAGGGCAAGAACTTTTGGCTGCCCCCTGGAGTGCGCGATCGCGAGTGAATGAGTATGGCGGCGGCGCCTACTGGTGCCATGGTGATCAGATTTACTTTGTCAATGATACCGATCAGGGCATCTATGCCCTTGGGGAACCCCACCCCACGTTAATCTACCAAGCTGCCAATACTCGCTTTGCTGATGGCTGTGTTGATCCTTGGCGCGATCGCCTGCTGTGTGTGCAAGAGGTGCTTCTAGCAGAGGGTCGTAGCCAACAGTCCATTGTGGCTATTGCCTTAGGGGGAGAGCGAACCGTGCTGGTTCAAGGAGCAGGCTTCTATGGGGCACCCCGCCTGAGTCCAGACGGTAAGACCCTTGTCTGGCTGCAATGGTCAGCACCGCAGATGCCCTGGGATGGCTGTGAACTGTGGGGCGCCATGGTCAGTAGTGACGGTTCCCTGGGTACCCCCTACCGCATTGCTGGCAGCAGTGAGGAATCTGTCCAACAACCCCAATGGCAGGGAAAGACCCTCTACTACATCAGCGATCGCTCTGGCTGGTGGAATCTCTATCGTTACTGTGATAGCCGCCATGACCCCGTTTGGCAAGCCAGTTATGATGCCGGTGTACCCCTGTGGGTTTTTGGTCAATCCACCTATGCTCTGGTGAATCCAGAGACGGCGGTCTTAACCTATAGCGATCGCGGGCTATGGCAGCTGGCAGTGGTTTCCCTAGAAACAGGTAAATGGCAAACTGTTCCGACGGATTATACCGAGATCCATTCCCTCGTTCGGGTGAGCGATCGCGCCGTTGCCTTTGTTGCCAGTTCGCCCCTGTTGCCTCCCCATATTGGGCAGTTCAATCTTGAGGACGGCACCACAACATCGCTTCGGCCCATTGCTTCTCCCCTGCCGCCTGAGTGGATTTCTCAGCCCGAGCGGATTGCATTTCCGACAACTGAGGGGGCCACCGCCTACGGCTTTTTCTACCCGCCCCAAAATCCCCAAGTGCAGCCCCCGTCACGCCCACCCTTAATCGTGAGAAGCCATGGGGGGCCTACGGCCGCCAGTGGCACTGGCTTAGATCTGCGCATCCAGTTCTGGACCAGTCGCGGCTTTGCGGTGTTAGATGTCAACTATCGTGGCAGTACCGGCTATGGTCGCGCCTATCGCAATGCCCTGCGGGGACAGTGGGGAGTGGTGGATGTGGCCGACTGTGTTGCAGGGGCGGAGTATTTGGTGGCTCAAGGACAAGTGGCGGGCGATCGCTTGGCAATTCGTGGCAGCAGTGCCGGCGGCTATACCACCCTTTGTGCACTGACATTTACGCGCGTCTTCCATGTGGGGGCAAGTTACTACGGCATTGGTGATCTCCTGAGCCTGCTCAAGGAAACCCATGCCTTTGAGGCCCATTATTTTGATCAACTGATTGCCCCCTATCCCGAAGGGGCAGACCTCTACCGCCAGCGATCGCCCCTTTACCATGCGGATTGCCTCACCTGCCCCGTGATTTTCTTTCAAGGGCTAAAGGATGTGGTTGTTCCCCCTGGCCAAGCGGAACAGATGGTGGCCGCCCTTCAGGCCAAGGGCATTCCCGTCGAGTATTACACCTTTGCCGAAGAGGGGCACGGCTTCCGCCAAAGTAGCACGATCGCCACCGCCCTTGAGGCAGAGTTGAGGTTTTATCAAAGGCATCTACTTAAATCTCATCTACTTGAATCTACTTAA
- the rpsB gene encoding 30S ribosomal protein S2, with protein MAVLSLAQMLEAGVHFGHQARRWNPRMAPYIFTVRNGVHIIDLVQTAQLVDEAYNYIRNAAEKGKRFLFIGTKRQAAGIVEQEALRCGSYYVNQRWLGGMLTNWNTIKTRVDRLKELESMEENGLIDLRPKQEASALRRELARLQKYLGGIKQMRRLPDVAIIVDVKREYNAVAECHKLGIPIVALLDTNCDPTQVDIPIPANDDAIRSIKLIVGKLADAIYEGRHGQLEEPEANLADEDDDGMTASDDGDAEALDIPDDSDA; from the coding sequence ATGGCAGTTCTTAGCCTTGCCCAAATGCTGGAGGCAGGGGTTCATTTTGGCCACCAAGCCCGCCGCTGGAACCCCCGGATGGCACCCTACATCTTCACGGTTCGCAATGGGGTGCACATCATTGACCTCGTACAAACCGCCCAACTGGTGGATGAAGCCTACAACTACATCCGCAACGCTGCTGAAAAAGGCAAACGCTTTTTGTTTATTGGTACCAAGCGTCAAGCCGCCGGCATTGTCGAACAGGAAGCGCTCCGCTGCGGCAGTTACTACGTCAACCAGCGCTGGCTGGGGGGAATGCTCACTAACTGGAATACGATTAAAACCCGTGTCGATCGCCTCAAAGAACTAGAAAGCATGGAGGAAAACGGCCTCATTGATCTGCGGCCCAAACAGGAAGCCTCAGCCCTGCGGCGAGAGCTGGCACGCCTACAAAAATACCTTGGCGGGATCAAACAAATGCGGCGGCTGCCCGATGTTGCGATCATTGTGGATGTCAAGCGGGAGTACAACGCCGTTGCCGAGTGTCACAAATTGGGGATTCCTATCGTGGCGCTGCTAGATACCAACTGTGACCCCACCCAAGTGGATATTCCCATCCCCGCTAACGATGATGCCATCCGTTCGATTAAGCTGATTGTGGGCAAACTCGCCGATGCCATTTACGAAGGCCGCCATGGTCAGTTGGAGGAACCCGAAGCCAATCTCGCTGATGAGGACGACGATGGGATGACCGCCAGCGACGATGGTGATGCCGAAGCTCTAGATATTCCAGATGACTCTGACGCTTAA
- a CDS encoding ParA family protein, translated as MDISRLRSQWQQIHGDETSEAVIEEHFVRPLLSVLGFGDRDRLSSFDTGMGIADVAARFPRENQPPFSQSPVDPDLIVEIKTPARRSRNTPSQTVALNLENGSAHHSRALQQLRQLLRGCHCQGTAWGLITNARHLQLFQRHGHLVYPATPNYELTGDRLESIIDDLKTCLRSRPRATTLCIYNHKGGVGKTTTTINLGATLAVADAAVLLIDCDPQGDLSRTLELTPTSTTLAACLQNPDEPITAAIRPFDLRLRTSSSIKSAHIFDAIPAGPQLQSILIQAMQTQNPPITRLRELLAPLRDRYDYILIDCSSAWLFLTKSAVYASDAVLIPTRHTDLSSLNNAAQVIHQFLFNEIHTLRREGGPLPLPIFFNGAPTTDQAMAVAQAEIARILQKLPHLTPYFWPQYQASDTRVFAIPEYAIISRAAFARVPAVFKDKRVLGFYQAFVQTYLRPLASADDLP; from the coding sequence TTGGATATTTCCCGCTTGCGATCGCAATGGCAACAAATTCACGGTGACGAAACCTCGGAAGCCGTTATTGAGGAGCACTTTGTCCGACCGCTGTTGAGTGTGTTGGGGTTTGGCGATCGCGATCGCCTCTCTTCTTTTGATACAGGTATGGGCATTGCCGATGTGGCAGCGCGGTTTCCCCGCGAGAATCAGCCTCCCTTTTCTCAGAGTCCAGTTGACCCCGATTTAATTGTGGAGATTAAAACCCCTGCCCGTCGCTCGCGCAATACCCCCAGTCAAACGGTGGCCTTGAACCTTGAGAATGGTTCTGCCCACCATAGCCGCGCCCTACAACAACTGCGCCAACTTCTCAGGGGCTGCCATTGCCAAGGAACCGCTTGGGGGTTGATCACCAATGCCCGCCATCTTCAGCTTTTTCAACGCCATGGCCACTTGGTCTATCCAGCCACGCCCAACTATGAACTGACGGGCGATCGCCTTGAGAGCATTATCGACGACCTCAAAACCTGCTTGCGATCGCGCCCCCGTGCCACTACTCTCTGCATCTACAATCACAAAGGGGGCGTGGGCAAAACCACGACCACGATTAACTTGGGAGCCACCCTTGCTGTGGCGGATGCGGCCGTTTTACTGATTGACTGTGACCCTCAGGGGGATCTCAGCCGCACTCTTGAGCTAACCCCCACAAGTACGACCCTTGCGGCTTGTCTGCAAAATCCTGATGAGCCGATTACAGCCGCGATTCGCCCCTTTGACTTGCGCCTGCGCACCAGTAGCAGTATTAAATCTGCCCATATTTTTGATGCCATTCCCGCTGGGCCACAACTGCAAAGCATCCTCATTCAGGCAATGCAAACCCAAAATCCACCCATTACCCGCCTGCGGGAACTCCTCGCCCCCTTGCGCGATCGCTACGACTACATTCTCATTGACTGCTCCAGTGCTTGGCTTTTTTTAACTAAGAGCGCCGTATACGCCAGTGACGCCGTTTTGATTCCCACCCGCCACACCGATCTCTCCTCCCTCAACAATGCGGCTCAGGTGATTCACCAATTTCTCTTTAATGAAATCCACACCTTGCGCCGTGAAGGGGGTCCCCTTCCTTTACCCATTTTCTTTAATGGTGCTCCGACAACCGATCAGGCAATGGCGGTTGCCCAGGCAGAAATTGCACGGATTCTCCAGAAACTCCCCCACCTCACCCCCTACTTTTGGCCCCAGTATCAAGCCAGTGACACAAGGGTATTTGCCATTCCTGAATATGCCATCATTTCCCGTGCCGCCTTTGCCCGCGTTCCTGCTGTCTTCAAAGATAAGCGCGTCCTAGGCTTCTATCAGGCATTTGTGCAGACCTATCTTCGCCCCTTAGCTTCTGCCGATGACCTCCCCTAA
- a CDS encoding riboflavin synthase: protein MFTGIIQAIGVLQQRSESQLVITASDAPFLGDVAIGDSIAVEGVCLTVETVDATGFTVSVSPETLQRTTLAAKAAAGAMVNLEPALRVGDRVGGHFVTGHVDGVGTLLAIAPTGTSWELTFSAPETVAVYIIPKGSIAINGISLTIAHCNEKGDEFSIAVIPHTYAETTLQFLRVGDGVNLEADLLGKYTRKFLQPQNASTAVNNEIDLAFLQTHGYA from the coding sequence ATGTTTACTGGTATTATTCAGGCGATCGGTGTGCTCCAGCAACGCTCCGAGTCACAGTTGGTGATTACTGCCAGCGATGCCCCTTTCCTTGGGGATGTGGCCATTGGCGATAGTATTGCTGTTGAGGGTGTTTGCCTCACAGTGGAAACCGTTGATGCCACGGGGTTTACAGTCAGCGTCTCTCCGGAAACGCTACAGCGCACTACATTGGCGGCCAAAGCGGCAGCGGGAGCAATGGTCAACCTCGAACCTGCCCTGCGGGTAGGCGATAGGGTGGGGGGACATTTTGTTACTGGTCATGTGGATGGTGTCGGCACCCTACTGGCGATCGCTCCCACAGGCACCAGTTGGGAACTGACATTCTCCGCCCCTGAAACGGTGGCAGTGTACATTATCCCCAAAGGCAGTATTGCCATCAATGGCATTAGCCTCACTATTGCCCATTGCAATGAAAAAGGGGATGAGTTCAGCATTGCTGTCATCCCCCATACCTATGCAGAAACCACGTTGCAATTTCTTAGGGTTGGCGATGGGGTGAACCTAGAGGCGGATCTACTGGGCAAATATACCCGCAAGTTTCTCCAGCCCCAAAACGCCTCAACCGCAGTGAATAACGAAATTGACCTTGCGTTTCTCCAAACCCATGGCTACGCCTAG
- the purF gene encoding amidophosphoribosyltransferase yields MTEQQFADKPEEACGVFGVYAPGADVARLAYFGLYALQHRGQESAGIATFAGNTVHCYKDMGLVSQVFDEEILGRLVGDLAVGHNRYSTTGSSRIVNAQPVVVETRLGPLALAHNGNLVNTYALREQVLACDAPTAVLASTTDSELIAWAIAQAVATGQSWSEGMITAAQQCQGAFSLVVGTPAGLFGLRDAHGIRPLVIGRLMIEGTAHYVLASETCALDIIGADYVRDVEPGELVHITPEGIGSIQWAESQRKLCIFEMIYFARPDSVMQRESLYSYRQRLGYQLGREAPADADVVIAVPDSGVPAAIGFSQATGVPYAEGLIKNRYVGRTFIQPTQSMRESGIRMKLNPLRDVLMGQRVVIVDDSIVRGTTSRKIVKALRDAGAVEVHMRISSPPVTHPCFYGIDTDTQDQLIAATKSVPEIAAQIGVDSLSYLSWQGMIAATYDTGDRFCSACFTGKYPISIPEPVKRQKLVLEQLPQ; encoded by the coding sequence ATGACAGAACAACAATTTGCTGATAAGCCGGAAGAAGCCTGTGGTGTGTTTGGGGTCTATGCCCCCGGGGCGGATGTGGCTCGCCTCGCCTACTTTGGTCTCTATGCCCTGCAACATCGAGGTCAGGAATCGGCTGGCATTGCCACATTTGCTGGAAACACCGTCCACTGTTACAAGGATATGGGCTTGGTGTCCCAAGTCTTTGATGAAGAGATTCTTGGACGGCTGGTGGGAGATTTGGCTGTCGGCCACAACCGCTACTCAACCACAGGTTCCAGTCGCATTGTCAACGCCCAACCAGTGGTAGTGGAAACCCGCCTAGGACCTTTGGCCTTAGCCCACAACGGCAACTTGGTGAATACCTACGCCCTGCGGGAACAGGTGCTGGCCTGTGATGCGCCCACGGCGGTGTTGGCGAGTACAACAGATTCTGAACTCATTGCCTGGGCGATCGCCCAAGCGGTGGCCACTGGCCAATCCTGGTCAGAGGGCATGATTACTGCGGCTCAACAGTGCCAAGGGGCTTTTAGTTTAGTGGTGGGTACCCCAGCGGGATTGTTTGGCCTGCGGGATGCCCACGGCATTCGTCCCTTAGTGATTGGCCGCCTGATGATAGAAGGGACAGCCCATTATGTCCTTGCTTCGGAGACCTGCGCCCTTGATATTATTGGTGCCGACTATGTGCGGGATGTGGAGCCGGGGGAACTCGTCCACATTACTCCTGAAGGGATTGGCAGCATACAATGGGCAGAGTCCCAACGGAAGCTGTGTATCTTTGAGATGATTTACTTTGCCCGTCCTGATAGTGTCATGCAGCGGGAGAGCCTCTATAGCTACCGGCAGCGCTTGGGGTACCAGTTGGGTCGGGAAGCTCCCGCCGATGCCGACGTGGTGATTGCTGTGCCTGATTCTGGCGTGCCAGCGGCCATTGGCTTTTCCCAAGCGACGGGGGTACCCTACGCCGAAGGCTTGATTAAAAATCGCTACGTGGGGCGCACCTTTATTCAGCCCACCCAGTCGATGCGGGAGTCGGGAATTCGCATGAAGCTGAATCCGCTGCGGGATGTACTGATGGGACAGCGGGTGGTGATTGTCGATGACTCGATTGTGCGGGGCACCACTAGCCGCAAAATTGTCAAGGCACTGCGGGATGCCGGTGCTGTGGAAGTCCACATGCGTATTTCTTCGCCCCCTGTCACTCACCCCTGCTTCTATGGCATTGACACCGATACTCAAGATCAACTGATTGCCGCCACCAAGTCTGTGCCTGAGATTGCCGCTCAGATTGGCGTGGATTCCCTGAGTTACCTCAGTTGGCAGGGGATGATTGCCGCCACCTACGATACGGGCGATCGCTTCTGTTCCGCCTGCTTTACCGGCAAGTACCCGATTAGCATCCCCGAGCCAGTGAAACGGCAAAAATTGGTGCTTGAGCAACTTCCCCAATGA